The following coding sequences are from one Oceanidesulfovibrio indonesiensis window:
- a CDS encoding LexA family protein has translation MKQDAPHAAPCGLPLYSAPVSAGFPSPAEDFVEATLDLNNYLVRHPAATFFVRVVGDSMRDAGIHSGDLLVVDRAVDPAPGRIVVAAVDGELTVKRLMERSGCLLLMPANPDFDPLDVTEDESFAVWGVVTAVVRTL, from the coding sequence ATGAAACAAGACGCACCTCATGCAGCCCCTTGCGGGTTGCCGCTGTATTCTGCTCCGGTGTCAGCGGGGTTCCCCTCGCCTGCCGAGGATTTCGTGGAGGCGACCCTCGACCTCAACAACTACCTCGTCCGCCATCCCGCCGCCACTTTCTTCGTGCGCGTGGTGGGCGATTCCATGCGTGACGCCGGCATCCACTCCGGCGACCTCCTCGTGGTGGACCGCGCCGTGGACCCGGCCCCGGGCCGCATCGTGGTTGCGGCTGTGGACGGCGAGCTCACGGTGAAGCGCCTCATGGAACGCTCGGGCTGCCTGCTGCTCATGCCGGCGAATCCGGATTTTGATCCCCTGGACGTGACCGAGGACGAGAGCTTTGCGGTCTGGGGCGTAGTCACCGCTGTGGTCCGCACCCTGTAG
- a CDS encoding Y-family DNA polymerase — protein sequence MTPLLPRRSPPLFAMVDCNNFYVSCERVFDPSLWGAPVVVLSNNDGCVIARSNEAKTLGIAMGEPAFKRERFFRANGVRVFSSNYALYGDLSRRVMEILATFSPDLEIYSIDEAFLRIDGLPFRDALAFARTIRETVTRWSGIPVSVGVAETKTLAKIANRKAKKDTDCEGAYVLPAPGVERDVLLEALDTRDIWGVGRRYATMLAKNGIHTARALRDAPDPFVRRTMTLTGLSTVLELRGKSVLALEDAPPAKKAICSSRSFGRPVTSLAELQESVSAYVSRAAEKLRAQRSVAGRLTVFVQTNPHKDEPQYSNGRDMVLPHPTAHTPTLVRAARELAQGIYRLGYRYKKAGVLLTALEPAEGRQLPLLAAGGDGSTALMDVLDRANAKWGRGALQVAAAGLGRPWQMRQAHKSPRYTTRWDELPEVW from the coding sequence ATGACGCCGCTGCTGCCCCGACGTTCACCGCCGCTTTTCGCCATGGTGGACTGCAACAACTTCTATGTCTCCTGCGAGCGCGTGTTCGATCCCTCGCTGTGGGGCGCGCCCGTGGTGGTGCTTTCCAACAATGACGGCTGCGTCATCGCGCGGTCCAACGAGGCCAAGACCCTGGGCATCGCCATGGGCGAGCCGGCCTTCAAACGCGAAAGATTCTTCCGCGCCAATGGCGTGCGCGTGTTTTCCTCCAACTATGCGCTCTATGGCGATCTCTCCCGCCGGGTAATGGAGATTCTCGCGACCTTTTCCCCGGATCTGGAGATATACTCCATCGACGAGGCTTTCCTGCGCATCGACGGCCTGCCGTTCCGCGATGCGCTGGCGTTTGCCCGTACCATTCGGGAGACCGTGACCCGCTGGTCCGGCATACCCGTGTCCGTGGGCGTGGCGGAAACCAAGACCCTGGCCAAGATCGCCAACCGCAAGGCCAAGAAGGACACGGATTGCGAAGGCGCGTATGTGCTGCCGGCGCCTGGCGTGGAGCGGGATGTACTCCTGGAGGCCCTGGATACGCGGGACATCTGGGGCGTGGGCCGGCGCTACGCTACCATGCTCGCGAAAAACGGCATCCACACCGCCCGCGCCCTGCGCGATGCCCCGGACCCCTTCGTGCGCCGGACCATGACCCTCACGGGGCTGTCCACGGTGCTCGAGTTGCGGGGGAAATCCGTCCTGGCGTTGGAAGACGCGCCGCCGGCAAAGAAGGCCATTTGCTCCTCGCGCTCTTTCGGACGGCCCGTGACGAGCCTCGCGGAGTTGCAGGAGTCGGTTTCCGCGTATGTGTCCCGGGCGGCGGAGAAGCTGCGCGCGCAACGCTCGGTCGCGGGCCGGCTCACGGTGTTCGTGCAGACCAATCCGCACAAGGACGAGCCCCAGTACTCCAATGGCCGGGACATGGTCCTGCCGCACCCCACCGCGCACACGCCTACCTTGGTGCGGGCGGCGCGCGAGTTGGCGCAGGGCATTTACAGACTGGGCTATCGCTACAAGAAGGCAGGCGTGCTGCTCACCGCGCTGGAACCAGCCGAGGGGCGGCAGTTGCCCCTCCTGGCAGCCGGCGGCGACGGTTCGACCGCGCTCATGGACGTTCTGGATCGCGCCAATGCCAAGTGGGGGCGTGGGGCTCTCCAGGTCGCTGCAGCCGGGTTGGGCCGGCCATGGCAAATGCGCCAGGCGCACAAATCGCCGCGCTACACCACACGCTGGGACGAGTTGCCCGAGGTGTGGTGA
- the pstB gene encoding phosphate ABC transporter ATP-binding protein PstB, with translation MKCRDVNVYYADFHAIHSLNLDIAKNQVVAFIGPSGCGKSTFLRCLNRMNDTIDICRVTGDITLHGEDIYDPKIDVVSVRRRVGMVFQKPNPFPKSIYDNIAYGLRIHGLASTRHEVEETVEMSLRRVGLWDEVKDRLDMSGTSLSGGQQQRLCIARAISVNPEVVLMDEPCSALDPIATGIIEELIRELTELYSIVVVTHSLQQAARISDRTAFFHLGKMIEVGQTEKIFTKPRHKLTEEYLTGRFG, from the coding sequence ATGAAGTGCCGCGACGTCAACGTCTACTATGCGGATTTCCACGCGATCCACAGCCTGAACCTGGACATTGCAAAGAACCAGGTCGTCGCGTTCATCGGCCCCTCCGGCTGCGGCAAGTCCACGTTCCTGCGCTGCCTCAACCGCATGAACGACACCATCGACATCTGCCGCGTCACCGGGGACATCACCCTGCACGGCGAGGACATCTACGATCCCAAAATAGACGTGGTCAGCGTGCGCCGGCGCGTGGGCATGGTCTTCCAGAAGCCCAACCCCTTTCCCAAATCCATCTATGACAACATCGCTTACGGCCTGCGCATCCACGGCCTGGCCTCCACCAGGCACGAGGTGGAGGAAACCGTGGAAATGAGCCTGCGCCGCGTGGGCCTGTGGGACGAGGTGAAGGACCGGCTGGACATGTCCGGCACCAGCCTTTCCGGCGGCCAGCAGCAGCGGCTGTGCATCGCCCGGGCCATTTCCGTGAACCCGGAGGTGGTGCTCATGGACGAACCCTGCTCCGCCCTGGACCCCATCGCCACGGGCATCATCGAGGAACTCATCCGCGAACTCACAGAGCTTTACTCCATCGTGGTGGTCACACACTCGCTGCAACAGGCCGCGCGCATCTCCGACCGCACCGCCTTCTTCCATCTGGGTAAAATGATTGAAGTAGGACAGACTGAGAAAATTTTCACAAAACCCCGTCACAAACTCACCGAAGAGTATCTTACCGGCCGATTCGGTTAG
- a CDS encoding PstS family phosphate ABC transporter substrate-binding protein, translating to MRNVIFVLAALAVLLSFSGIANAQARNHISIVGSSTVYPFATVVAEQFGKTTDFPTPKIESTGSGGGFKLFCAGVGVEHPDITNASRRMKKSEFEQCQANGVQDVVEVKIGYDGIVFANSKQAGQLDLTTQQIFLALAKKVPAKDGSETLVDNPYQTWSEIDSSLPNTKIEVLGPPPTSGTRDAFVELVMETGAESFEFIKNMDSKEFKSVAHTVREDGAYVEAGENDNLIVQKLQSNPAAFGIFGFSFLDQNMDKIQGSKIGGVAPTFDAIADGSYPVSRSLQFYVKKAHVGTIPGIQEYLGEFTNEQAWGPDGYLSEKGMIPMPENERSKFAENAKELTPMTASDF from the coding sequence ATGCGTAACGTTATTTTCGTACTCGCCGCTCTGGCGGTTCTCCTGAGCTTCTCAGGAATCGCCAACGCCCAGGCCAGGAACCACATCTCCATTGTGGGCTCCTCCACGGTTTATCCTTTCGCCACGGTGGTGGCCGAACAGTTCGGCAAAACCACCGACTTCCCCACTCCGAAGATCGAATCCACCGGCTCCGGCGGCGGCTTCAAGCTGTTCTGCGCCGGCGTCGGCGTCGAGCATCCGGACATCACCAATGCGTCCCGCCGCATGAAGAAGTCCGAGTTCGAGCAGTGCCAAGCCAACGGCGTGCAGGACGTAGTGGAAGTGAAGATCGGCTATGACGGCATCGTCTTCGCCAACTCCAAGCAGGCCGGCCAGCTTGATCTCACCACGCAGCAGATATTCCTGGCCCTGGCCAAGAAAGTGCCCGCCAAGGACGGCTCCGAAACGCTCGTGGACAACCCCTACCAGACCTGGAGCGAAATCGACTCCTCCCTGCCCAATACCAAGATCGAGGTTCTCGGTCCGCCCCCCACCTCCGGCACCCGGGATGCTTTTGTGGAACTCGTGATGGAAACCGGCGCCGAGTCCTTCGAGTTCATCAAAAACATGGATTCCAAGGAATTCAAGTCCGTGGCCCATACTGTCCGTGAGGACGGCGCTTACGTGGAAGCCGGCGAGAACGACAACCTGATCGTGCAGAAGCTCCAGTCCAACCCTGCTGCTTTCGGTATCTTCGGCTTCAGCTTCCTCGACCAGAACATGGACAAGATCCAGGGTTCCAAGATCGGCGGTGTGGCCCCCACCTTCGACGCCATTGCCGACGGTTCCTACCCCGTGTCCCGTTCGCTCCAGTTCTACGTGAAGAAGGCCCACGTAGGCACCATCCCCGGCATCCAGGAATACCTCGGCGAGTTCACCAACGAGCAGGCCTGGGGCCCGGACGGCTACCTGTCCGAGAAGGGCATGATCCCCATGCCTGAAAACGAGCGCTCGAAGTTTGCCGAGAACGCCAAAGAGCTCACCCCCATGACCGCTTCCGACTTCTAG
- the pstA gene encoding phosphate ABC transporter permease PstA produces the protein MNNQTTQSDADIEQSNPNGEGYHGLLPPDELKRILRKRHAAEFRFKLYGIAAVCISIMLLATLLLSVGFNGYSAFQQTYVKLDITVDPDKVSVDDLKRGNYLGVVKSSLRAMFPSVEGRSETRQLDALVSSGATFQLRDKVLADPGLVGQTFSMWVPADDDVDMLMKGHIDPNAPEGQRRLSTQQLEWIEMLRAEGRIEKRFNTTLFRAGDSREPELAGIWGATVGSFYTLVVTLLLSFPIGVAAAIYLEEFAPTNKLTDFIEVNINNLAAVPSIVFGLLGLAVFLNFFGLPRSAPLVGGLVLTLMTLPTIIISSRAAIKAVPPSIREAALGIGSSKMQTVLNHVLPLALPGILTGTIIGMAQALGETAPLLMIGMVAFIVDIPSGFTDPSTVLPVQIFLWADSPERAFLERTSAAIMILLAFLIAMNAVAIMLRKRFERQW, from the coding sequence ATGAATAACCAGACCACGCAAAGCGATGCGGACATTGAACAGAGTAACCCGAACGGCGAGGGCTACCATGGCCTGCTGCCTCCGGACGAGCTCAAGCGCATCCTCAGGAAGCGCCACGCCGCCGAGTTCCGCTTCAAGCTTTACGGGATCGCGGCCGTGTGCATCAGCATCATGCTTCTGGCCACATTGCTTCTCTCCGTAGGGTTCAATGGCTACTCGGCCTTCCAGCAGACTTACGTCAAGCTGGACATCACCGTGGACCCCGACAAGGTGTCGGTCGACGACCTGAAGCGCGGCAACTACCTGGGCGTAGTCAAAAGCTCTCTGCGGGCCATGTTCCCCAGTGTCGAAGGCCGCAGCGAGACGCGCCAACTCGACGCCCTCGTCTCCAGCGGCGCCACGTTCCAGCTGCGTGACAAGGTTCTGGCGGACCCCGGCCTCGTGGGTCAGACATTCTCCATGTGGGTGCCGGCCGACGATGACGTGGACATGCTCATGAAAGGCCACATCGACCCGAACGCGCCTGAAGGCCAACGCCGCCTGAGCACGCAGCAACTGGAATGGATCGAGATGCTGCGCGCCGAAGGGCGCATCGAAAAGCGTTTCAACACCACGCTGTTCAGGGCGGGCGACTCCCGCGAACCCGAGCTTGCCGGCATCTGGGGCGCCACCGTGGGCTCCTTCTATACCCTGGTAGTCACCCTGCTGCTGTCGTTCCCCATCGGAGTAGCGGCCGCCATCTATCTGGAAGAATTCGCCCCCACGAACAAGCTGACCGATTTCATCGAGGTCAACATCAACAACCTCGCGGCCGTGCCGTCCATCGTCTTCGGCCTGCTGGGCCTGGCCGTATTTCTCAACTTCTTCGGCCTGCCGCGCTCTGCGCCGCTGGTGGGCGGCCTTGTGCTCACGCTCATGACTCTGCCCACCATCATCATTTCGAGCCGCGCGGCCATCAAGGCCGTGCCGCCGTCCATCCGGGAGGCCGCGCTGGGCATCGGCTCGTCCAAAATGCAGACCGTGCTCAACCACGTGCTGCCCCTGGCCCTGCCCGGCATTCTCACCGGCACCATCATCGGCATGGCCCAGGCCCTGGGCGAAACGGCGCCGCTGCTGATGATCGGCATGGTGGCGTTCATCGTGGACATTCCGTCCGGCTTCACCGACCCGTCCACGGTGCTTCCCGTGCAGATATTCCTGTGGGCGGACAGCCCGGAACGGGCCTTCCTGGAGCGCACCTCGGCAGCGATCATGATTCTCCTGGCTTTCCTCATCGCCATGAACGCCGTCGCAATCATGCTCCGCAAACGTTTCGAGCGGCAATGGTAA
- the pstC gene encoding phosphate ABC transporter permease subunit PstC, translated as MISLPNILFILLLLTGVSFFYGRRRSLAIVGGTRRAQELHSRPTYYGWLLALWCFIPAFLVFFAWSLFDDTIITSMVVNELPQSMQELPDTRLQLLINDIRNVVAGTAFGDKDPAVMAAAERYKQLQTLGNIALAVAVLGVASSGLIIGFRKIVPEYRARNDVEQVLKILLIICSTLAIFTTIGIVLSVLFEAIRFFRMVPITEFLFGLEWSPQMAIRADQVGSSGAFGAVPVFAGTMLISAIAMLVAVPIGLMSAIYLSEYADRKVRAVVKPVMEILAGVPTVVYGFFAALMVAPLFRGLGESLGMNIASESAIAAGSVMGIMIIPFVSSLSDDAINAVPQSLREGSYGLGATKSETVRKVVLPAALPGIVGGILLAVSRAIGETMIVVMAAGLAANLTANPFQAVTTVTVQIVTLLVGDQEFDSPKTLAAFALGLVLFLITLVLNVIALIVVRKYREQYE; from the coding sequence ATGATTTCTTTGCCGAACATTCTCTTCATCCTGCTTCTCCTCACGGGAGTGTCCTTTTTTTACGGCCGCCGGCGATCGCTGGCCATCGTGGGGGGCACCAGACGAGCGCAGGAACTCCACTCCCGACCCACATATTATGGGTGGCTGCTCGCGTTGTGGTGCTTCATTCCGGCGTTTCTCGTGTTTTTCGCCTGGAGCCTTTTCGACGACACCATCATCACCAGCATGGTGGTCAACGAACTGCCGCAATCAATGCAGGAGTTGCCGGACACGCGGCTCCAGTTGCTCATCAATGACATCCGCAACGTGGTCGCCGGCACCGCCTTCGGCGACAAGGATCCGGCTGTCATGGCCGCGGCCGAGCGCTACAAGCAGTTGCAAACCCTGGGCAACATCGCCCTGGCCGTAGCCGTGCTGGGCGTGGCCTCCAGCGGGCTGATCATCGGCTTCCGCAAGATCGTGCCCGAGTACCGCGCCCGCAACGACGTGGAGCAGGTCCTCAAGATCCTGCTCATCATCTGCTCCACCCTGGCTATCTTCACCACCATCGGCATCGTCCTTTCGGTGCTGTTCGAGGCCATTCGCTTCTTCCGCATGGTGCCGATCACTGAGTTCCTGTTCGGCCTGGAGTGGAGCCCGCAGATGGCCATACGCGCCGACCAGGTTGGTTCGTCCGGCGCGTTCGGCGCCGTACCGGTGTTCGCCGGCACCATGCTCATCTCGGCCATTGCCATGCTGGTGGCCGTGCCCATCGGGCTGATGTCCGCCATTTACCTTTCGGAGTACGCGGACAGGAAAGTCCGCGCCGTGGTCAAGCCGGTCATGGAGATACTCGCCGGCGTGCCCACAGTAGTTTACGGCTTCTTCGCCGCGCTCATGGTCGCGCCGCTTTTCCGCGGCCTGGGCGAATCGCTGGGCATGAACATCGCCTCGGAGAGCGCCATTGCGGCCGGTTCCGTCATGGGCATCATGATCATTCCGTTCGTCTCCTCGCTGTCGGATGACGCCATCAACGCCGTGCCGCAATCGTTGCGCGAGGGCTCCTACGGCCTGGGCGCAACCAAGTCCGAAACCGTGCGCAAGGTGGTGCTGCCCGCGGCTTTGCCAGGCATCGTGGGCGGCATTCTGCTGGCCGTGTCCCGGGCCATCGGCGAGACCATGATCGTGGTCATGGCCGCCGGCCTGGCCGCGAACCTCACGGCCAACCCGTTCCAGGCCGTCACCACCGTCACCGTGCAGATCGTCACCCTTCTCGTGGGCGACCAGGAGTTCGACAGCCCCAAGACGCTCGCCGCATTCGCCTTGGGTCTCGTGCTCTTCCTCATCACGCTCGTCCTCAACGTCATCGCGCTGATCGTGGTGCGCAAGTACAGAGAACAGTATGAATAA
- a CDS encoding Bax inhibitor-1/YccA family protein produces the protein MPYNDSVASRTGARAEVVNAFMRGVYMWMSLGLLVTGGVAWYVANTEAVLRLFFTPEGGVSMLFWGLVIGQLLMVVGLSAAISRMSGTMATGLFMAYSALNGITISFIFLAYTQASIVSTFLICAGMFGAMSLYGLTTKKDLTSWGSFLFMGLIGVIIASVVNIFLMSSMMHFIISVMGVIVFTGLTAYDTQQLRVMGETMPEDDATAVRRGTILGALRLYLDFINLFLMLLRLFGTGRE, from the coding sequence ATGCCTTACAACGACTCTGTCGCTTCGCGTACCGGAGCGAGGGCCGAAGTGGTCAACGCGTTCATGCGCGGCGTGTACATGTGGATGTCACTCGGACTGCTCGTCACAGGCGGCGTCGCCTGGTACGTCGCCAATACCGAGGCTGTGCTGCGGCTGTTCTTCACCCCGGAAGGCGGCGTCTCCATGCTGTTCTGGGGCCTTGTCATCGGCCAGCTGCTCATGGTCGTGGGCCTGTCCGCGGCCATCTCGCGCATGTCCGGCACCATGGCTACGGGCCTGTTCATGGCGTATTCCGCGCTCAACGGCATAACCATTTCGTTCATATTCCTGGCTTACACCCAGGCGTCCATCGTCTCCACGTTCCTCATCTGCGCCGGCATGTTCGGGGCCATGAGCCTGTACGGACTGACCACCAAGAAGGACCTCACCAGCTGGGGCAGCTTCCTGTTCATGGGCCTCATCGGCGTTATCATCGCCTCGGTGGTGAACATCTTCCTCATGAGCTCCATGATGCACTTCATCATCAGCGTCATGGGCGTCATCGTGTTCACCGGCCTCACTGCCTATGACACACAGCAATTGCGGGTGATGGGCGAAACCATGCCCGAAGACGACGCCACGGCGGTTCGCCGGGGCACCATCCTCGGCGCGCTCAGGCTCTATCTGGACTTCATCAACCTCTTCCTTATGCTGCTCAGGCTGTTCGGAACAGGTCGCGAGTAA
- the rnr gene encoding ribonuclease R, whose protein sequence is MTRKKKSKKKGKDAWGLDPRKVVNTLREAGKPLSSQEIIQSLGASKKDKHRLKSVLHELMDKGKVYRLKRGAYGLPENLHIVTGTLEVQRSGVGFVLPDDKRRGDIFVHPGNMDDAWHDDRVAVALLPGRKGKRAEGRITKVLERGHKTLAVRLLRRLGEYFLLEPTEPRIKARFMLDDRDVGAEPEPHDIYMIEVGDQLDQGIWEAKFLAKLGQEADPSVQEELVKENHSVPRSFGQHVLAEANALPEHPSPQDLEGREDLRDMPFVTIDGAKARDFDDAVLVKREGKGWRLWVAIADVSHYVKAGTALDREARERGNSYYFPQSVEPMFPERLSNGLCSLNPDVERLVMVAEVPFSPDGQPGEAKAYNAVIRSHARLTYAQVKRVILDRNDDERGKVEHVLPMLEEAERLARMLHAVRRDRGTLDFDLPEPEIRFNLYGETVDITPKVRHFGHQIIEEFMIAANEAVARMLTEAERLCMYRIHPPPDPDKLSSLFDMLSVTELAEKLPKVRGGESVSPSELQQLLAAAEDTDFEFLVNRLTLRTMMQAKYSPQNEGHYGLASDCYCHFTSPIRRYADLVVHRSLKNYIAGRDVESLPGPTGMKSLGGALSDTERQAMDAEREILKRLTILFLQDKVGEEFTGVINGLADFGFWVEMEQVMAEGLVRLSSLDDDYYGYFPERQMLVGERTGKQLRLGQRVRVKLTDVNLSRLEVNLELIEAL, encoded by the coding sequence ATGACACGAAAGAAGAAGAGCAAGAAGAAGGGCAAGGACGCCTGGGGGCTCGACCCCAGGAAAGTCGTCAACACCTTGCGTGAGGCGGGCAAGCCGCTCTCCAGCCAGGAGATCATCCAGTCCCTGGGCGCGTCCAAGAAGGACAAGCACCGGCTCAAGTCCGTGCTGCACGAGCTCATGGACAAGGGCAAGGTGTACCGTCTCAAGCGGGGAGCCTACGGCCTGCCAGAGAATCTGCACATCGTCACCGGCACGCTGGAGGTCCAGCGCTCCGGCGTGGGATTCGTGCTGCCGGACGACAAGCGCCGCGGAGACATCTTCGTGCATCCCGGCAACATGGACGACGCCTGGCACGACGACCGCGTGGCCGTGGCGCTGCTGCCCGGCCGCAAGGGCAAGCGCGCCGAAGGCCGCATCACCAAAGTCCTGGAGCGCGGCCACAAGACCCTGGCCGTTCGGCTTCTGCGGCGATTGGGCGAGTATTTTCTGCTGGAACCCACCGAGCCGCGCATCAAGGCGCGATTCATGCTCGACGATCGCGATGTCGGCGCCGAGCCCGAGCCGCACGACATCTATATGATCGAGGTGGGCGACCAGCTGGATCAAGGCATATGGGAAGCCAAATTCCTGGCCAAGCTCGGCCAGGAGGCCGATCCCTCCGTTCAGGAGGAGCTGGTCAAGGAAAATCACTCCGTACCACGGTCCTTCGGGCAGCATGTGCTTGCAGAGGCCAACGCCCTGCCGGAGCATCCCTCGCCCCAGGATCTGGAAGGACGCGAGGATCTGCGCGACATGCCCTTCGTCACCATAGACGGCGCCAAGGCCCGTGACTTCGACGACGCCGTCCTCGTGAAGCGGGAGGGCAAGGGCTGGAGACTCTGGGTGGCCATTGCGGACGTGAGCCATTACGTGAAGGCAGGCACCGCACTGGATCGGGAGGCGCGTGAGCGCGGCAACTCCTATTACTTCCCCCAGTCCGTGGAGCCCATGTTCCCGGAGCGGCTCTCCAACGGTCTGTGCAGCCTGAACCCGGACGTGGAGCGGCTGGTGATGGTCGCGGAAGTGCCGTTCTCTCCGGACGGCCAGCCCGGCGAGGCCAAGGCGTACAACGCCGTGATCAGGAGCCATGCCCGGCTGACCTACGCCCAGGTGAAGCGCGTCATTCTGGACAGGAACGATGATGAGCGCGGCAAGGTAGAGCACGTGCTGCCCATGCTGGAGGAGGCCGAACGCCTTGCCCGCATGCTGCACGCCGTGCGCCGCGACCGCGGCACCCTGGATTTCGATCTGCCCGAGCCGGAGATTCGTTTCAATCTCTATGGCGAGACCGTGGACATCACACCCAAGGTCCGGCACTTCGGCCATCAGATTATCGAGGAGTTCATGATCGCTGCCAACGAGGCTGTGGCGCGGATGCTCACCGAGGCCGAACGGCTCTGCATGTACCGCATCCACCCTCCGCCGGACCCGGACAAGCTCAGCAGCCTCTTCGACATGCTCAGCGTGACCGAACTGGCCGAAAAGCTGCCCAAGGTCCGCGGGGGCGAGTCCGTTTCTCCAAGCGAGCTGCAGCAGCTCCTGGCTGCGGCCGAGGACACGGACTTCGAGTTTCTGGTCAACCGGCTCACCCTGCGCACCATGATGCAGGCCAAGTACTCGCCGCAGAACGAGGGCCATTACGGCCTTGCATCGGATTGCTACTGCCATTTCACCTCGCCCATCCGGCGCTATGCGGACCTCGTTGTCCACCGCTCGCTCAAGAACTACATAGCGGGCCGGGATGTGGAGTCTCTGCCTGGCCCCACGGGTATGAAGAGCCTCGGCGGCGCGCTTTCGGACACCGAACGCCAGGCCATGGACGCCGAGCGCGAGATCCTCAAACGGCTCACCATCCTGTTCCTGCAGGACAAAGTGGGCGAGGAATTCACCGGCGTCATCAACGGCTTGGCCGACTTCGGCTTCTGGGTGGAGATGGAGCAGGTGATGGCCGAAGGACTCGTCCGACTCTCCAGCCTGGACGACGACTACTACGGCTACTTCCCGGAACGGCAGATGCTCGTTGGCGAGCGCACGGGCAAGCAGCTCAGGCTGGGGCAGCGAGTGCGCGTGAAGCTGACGGACGTAAACCTCTCCCGGCTGGAAGTGAATCTGGAACTGATCGAAGCGCTGTGA
- a CDS encoding glycosyltransferase, protein MGLPLVVWANYGKYPKDLSPEMQSYAQERVTHHGVRHAKRHVRDMLYWRKRRPKTFALLMRGTLGQWYGKFERQGENWWGLYMGFTYARYAVEQGIEHIHSCWATGPATSALVASELTGVPFSFAARAGDIHPPEPGLAKKLEKASFVRVNNAYNIEYIQSFADSLDDPERHRSKVKLAYNALTLGRGSEAPVAMKPPYSLLAVGRFVPTKGYDYLLKACRLLKDRGVEFHLTLAGDGKEGPALRKLAGELGIAEQVSFPGFVTHERISELMGKADVFVMPSMVCKTGGRDGIPNVIMEAMSHTVPVVASDVAGIKEVVRDGETGRLVPEKDEHQLANAIADTVSSRERAREWAVNGRELVYELFDQERNCQRLIDLFTEHSGKPTISGREQEAA, encoded by the coding sequence ATGGGTCTGCCGCTGGTTGTCTGGGCCAATTACGGCAAGTATCCCAAGGACCTTTCCCCTGAGATGCAGAGCTACGCGCAGGAGCGCGTGACCCACCATGGCGTGCGCCACGCAAAGCGCCATGTGCGCGACATGCTGTACTGGCGAAAGCGCAGGCCGAAAACCTTCGCGCTGCTGATGCGCGGCACGTTGGGCCAGTGGTACGGCAAGTTCGAGCGCCAGGGCGAGAACTGGTGGGGGCTCTACATGGGCTTCACGTATGCGCGCTATGCAGTGGAGCAGGGCATAGAGCACATCCACTCCTGCTGGGCCACCGGGCCGGCGACATCCGCCCTGGTGGCGAGCGAGCTGACCGGCGTTCCCTTCAGCTTCGCCGCACGCGCCGGCGACATCCATCCGCCCGAGCCGGGCCTGGCGAAGAAGCTGGAGAAGGCGAGTTTCGTTCGCGTGAACAATGCCTATAACATCGAGTACATCCAGAGTTTTGCAGACAGCCTGGACGATCCGGAACGCCACAGGTCCAAGGTCAAGCTGGCCTACAACGCCCTGACCCTGGGCCGGGGCAGTGAGGCGCCGGTGGCCATGAAGCCGCCGTACTCCCTGCTCGCCGTGGGGCGGTTCGTGCCCACCAAAGGGTACGATTACCTGCTCAAGGCATGCAGGCTGCTCAAGGACCGCGGCGTCGAGTTCCACCTGACGCTTGCCGGCGACGGCAAGGAGGGGCCGGCGCTCAGGAAACTCGCCGGCGAGCTCGGCATTGCGGAGCAGGTCTCTTTCCCGGGATTTGTCACACACGAGCGAATTTCCGAACTCATGGGCAAGGCGGACGTTTTCGTGATGCCGTCCATGGTCTGCAAGACCGGCGGCCGCGACGGCATTCCCAACGTGATCATGGAGGCCATGTCGCACACCGTTCCCGTGGTGGCTTCGGATGTGGCCGGGATCAAGGAAGTGGTCCGCGACGGCGAGACCGGTCGACTCGTGCCGGAGAAGGATGAGCATCAACTGGCCAACGCCATCGCCGACACAGTATCCAGCCGCGAGCGAGCCAGGGAGTGGGCCGTCAACGGCCGCGAACTGGTATACGAGCTCTTCGACCAGGAACGCAACTGCCAACGGCTCATCGATCTGTTCACGGAGCACAGCGGCAAGCCGACCATTTCCGGGCGAGAGCAGGAAGCCGCGTAG